The following are from one region of the Silene latifolia isolate original U9 population chromosome 9, ASM4854445v1, whole genome shotgun sequence genome:
- the LOC141600539 gene encoding LEAF RUST 10 DISEASE-RESISTANCE LOCUS RECEPTOR-LIKE PROTEIN KINASE-like 2.4, with protein sequence MSKLCSTRRVFPVLKSELVELNNGNASLTRVLNTGFEVEYMVDFDRCLACKNSGGVCGSSGDNTWIFVCFCPEGPYTRVCPKQEKRIRLAIIGSGCLALMIILVLVSLIIWSKKLLLPNKFSREIEGITENQNVEAFLKAYGSLAPKRYKYAEIKKIASSFKEKLGEGGFGIVYKGRLQDGRLVAVKLLNKTKGNGEDFINEVLSISRTNHVNVVTLLGFCLEGNKRALIYEHLVNGSLDKFIYGRDTHPSLQWETLFKIAVGIARGLNYLHRGCNARILHFDIKPHNVLLDEEFCPKISDFGLAKLCPTKDSTISMLEARGTIGYIAPEVIYRNIGGVSHKSDVYSYGMMVLNMACGRSNLSPEVHCNSEQYFPEWILNQLEQTEQATRAMLDEEEKEVQRKMILVSLWCIQMYPSDRPSMDRVLEMIEGPLESLSIPPRAATVYI encoded by the exons ATGAGTAAGTTGTGTTCGACAAGGAGGGTTTTTCCGGTGCTGAAGTCAGAGCTGGTGGAGTTAAATAATGGAAATGCGAGTCTTACAAGGGTGTTGAATACGGGGTTTGAAGTCGAGTACATGGTGGACTTTGATCGCTGCTTGGCTTGTAAGAATTCTGGAGGTGTGTGCGGCTCATCCGGTGATAATACATGGATATTTGTATGTTTTTGCCCAGAAGGTCCATATACTAGAGTATGTCCCAAGCAAG AAAAACGAATTAGATTGGCAATTATCGGATCAG GCTGTTTAGCTTTGATGATAATATTGGTTTTGGTTTCTTTGATAATCTGGTCCAAAAAACTTCTTTTGCcgaataaattttcaagagaaattgaaggaataaCAGAGAACCAGAATGTAGAGGCTTTTCTGAAAGCATATGGATCTTTAGCCCCGAAAAGATACAAATATGCCGAAATAAAGAAAATAGCCAGTTCGTTCAAAGAAAAACTCGGGGAAGGAGGTTTTGGTATTGTTTATAAAGGCAGATTGCAAGATGGTCGGCTTGTGGCAGTGAAGTTACTGAATAAGACGAAGGGTAACGGAGAAGACTTCATCAACGAGGTGCTAAGCATTAGTAGAACTAATCATGTTAATGTTGTGACTCTTCTAGGCTTCTGCCTTGAAGGGAATAAACGCGCTCTCATTTACGAGCACTTAGTCAATGGATCTCTTGATAAATTCATCTATGGCCGCGACACACATCCATCTCTTCAATGGGAAACCTTGTTCAAAATTGCAGTCGGGATTGCTAGAGGACTAAATTACCTACATAGAGGGTGTAATGCTCGAATACTACACTTTGACATTAAACCTCATAACGTTTTACTTGATGAAGAGTTCTGCCCAAAGATTTCCGACTTTGGACTTGCAAAATTGTGCCCTACAAAGGATAGTACAATCTCGATGTTGGAAGCTAGGGGTACAATAGGGTATATTGCTCCCGAGGTTATTTATAGAAACATTGGTGGAGTGTCTCATAAATCAGATGTGTATAGCTACGGGATGATGGTCTTAAATATGGCATGTGGTAGGTCGAATTTATCGCCTGAAGTACATTGTAATAGTGAACAGTACTTTCCGGAATGGATACTCAATCAACTTGAACAAACTGAACAAGCAACTCGGGCAATGTTGGATGAAGAAGAAAAAGAGGTACAAAGAAAGATGATTTTGGTGAGCCTATGGTGCATACAAATGTATCCCTCAGACCGTCCATCAATGGATAGAGTACTCGAGATGATAGAAGGCCCTCTTGAATCACTGTCGATACCCCCTCGAGCAGCAACCGTCTATATTTGA